Proteins co-encoded in one Saprospira grandis genomic window:
- a CDS encoding RDD family protein — protein MAQSPLSPPEASHRIASFLIDLVFLAILTGFISFYFIEETTLDRSIHRFWQFSRSDEEFVLVWIIHLGIALGYHFVLEQGRWQASAAKRLFGLRLVNMQGEKASTKQLILRLLIKGFLLNLGLLAVFINDDNAFPFFLFYYLGLFSLNLVILSNNKEARAIPELLTGLRWVKNK, from the coding sequence ATGGCCCAATCTCCTCTTAGCCCCCCAGAAGCGAGTCACCGCATTGCCTCCTTCCTCATTGATCTGGTCTTTTTAGCCATTCTTACCGGATTTATTAGCTTTTACTTCATTGAAGAAACTACTTTAGATAGAAGTATTCATCGGTTTTGGCAGTTTTCTAGATCTGATGAAGAATTTGTGTTGGTCTGGATTATTCATCTTGGCATTGCCTTAGGCTATCATTTTGTTTTGGAACAAGGCCGCTGGCAAGCTTCTGCGGCCAAACGTTTATTTGGCCTTCGCCTAGTGAATATGCAGGGCGAAAAAGCCAGTACTAAACAGCTTATTTTGCGGTTGCTCATTAAAGGCTTTTTGCTCAACTTAGGGTTATTGGCTGTTTTCATAAATGATGATAATGCCTTTCCCTTCTTTCTCTTTTATTATTTGGGCCTATTTTCCCTTAATTTGGTCATTTTGTCTAATAATAAGGAGGCCAGAGCCATTCCAGAGCTTTTAACGGGCTTGCGTTGGGTGAAAAACAAATAA
- a CDS encoding ABC-F family ATP-binding cassette domain-containing protein, with protein MNYLSVEGLNKAYGDRVLFTDITFYINQGDKVALVAKNGTGKTSLLRTLAGEESPEGGKVWLHPNIQTVFLKQEPNMSPLLTVFEAVYQSANPIMQALANYEKAMKHPEDGDRLQQALSDMDRLNAWNYDQKVKMILSVLKVDYLDRPLGQLSGGQKKRVALAKVLIDEPDFLILDEPTNHLDLDMIEWLQDYLKQAKITLLTVTHDRYFLDAVCNQILELDQQELFKYSGNYSQFLEKKALRQANEAANLARTKKLYKKELEWMRRQPQARGTKAKSRVDDFYQIEAKAKKKTEEGELELDIQMSRLGSKILELHNVSKSYRGQVLFEKLDYKFRKRDRLGIIGRNGTGKSTLLNIITQNLASDTGKVVHGETLKIGYYTQANMQIKTDKKALDVVRDIADYIPMNGGKKLSASQLMERFLFDPSKQQTFISKLSGGELRRLHLLCILMDNPNFLILDEPTNDLDIVSLQVLEEFLQEFPGCVLLVSHDRYFMDRIVEHVFVLGEGSQVRDFPGNYTDYRLAQAEAQKAEQLQKEAEKKAEKQKVEVKKSRNPSKEERKEIKKLERQIEKLEEKKQKLSEGFNDSSLSAEQIVELSKELNAIQEELDEKEMQWMELVEELS; from the coding sequence ATGAATTACCTTAGTGTAGAGGGCCTGAATAAAGCCTATGGCGATCGCGTCCTCTTTACCGATATTACCTTCTATATCAATCAAGGCGACAAAGTAGCTTTGGTGGCCAAAAATGGAACGGGCAAAACCTCTTTGCTCCGTACCCTTGCCGGCGAAGAAAGCCCAGAAGGCGGCAAAGTTTGGCTACACCCCAATATTCAAACCGTTTTTCTTAAGCAAGAGCCCAATATGAGCCCCCTGCTCACGGTCTTTGAAGCGGTCTACCAATCTGCCAACCCCATTATGCAAGCCCTGGCCAATTATGAAAAGGCCATGAAGCATCCAGAAGATGGCGACCGCCTCCAACAGGCCCTTAGCGATATGGACCGCCTAAATGCTTGGAATTATGACCAAAAGGTCAAAATGATCCTCTCGGTCCTTAAAGTAGATTATCTGGACCGCCCCCTCGGCCAACTTTCTGGTGGACAAAAAAAACGGGTGGCCCTCGCCAAAGTCCTTATCGACGAACCCGATTTCCTCATCCTAGATGAACCCACCAACCACCTCGATCTCGATATGATCGAATGGCTGCAAGATTATCTCAAACAAGCTAAAATCACCTTGCTGACCGTTACCCACGACCGCTATTTCTTAGATGCCGTTTGTAACCAAATCCTAGAACTGGACCAGCAAGAACTCTTTAAATATAGCGGCAATTATAGCCAGTTTTTAGAGAAAAAAGCCCTGCGCCAAGCCAATGAAGCCGCCAATTTGGCCCGAACCAAAAAACTCTATAAAAAAGAGCTGGAATGGATGCGCAGACAACCCCAAGCCCGAGGCACTAAAGCCAAATCTCGTGTAGATGATTTCTACCAAATTGAAGCCAAGGCCAAGAAAAAAACCGAAGAAGGCGAACTCGAACTGGATATCCAAATGAGCCGCCTGGGCTCCAAAATTCTAGAACTCCATAATGTCTCTAAAAGCTATCGTGGACAAGTTTTGTTCGAGAAGCTAGATTATAAGTTCAGAAAACGAGACCGCCTAGGCATTATTGGCCGAAATGGTACGGGGAAATCTACCCTACTCAATATTATTACCCAAAACCTGGCCTCCGATACAGGAAAAGTAGTGCATGGGGAAACCCTTAAAATTGGCTATTATACCCAAGCCAATATGCAAATCAAAACCGATAAAAAGGCCCTAGATGTGGTCCGCGATATTGCCGATTATATTCCCATGAATGGCGGCAAAAAGCTATCGGCCTCCCAACTGATGGAGCGCTTTTTATTTGACCCCAGCAAACAACAAACCTTCATTTCTAAATTGAGTGGTGGAGAGCTGCGCCGTCTGCATTTGCTCTGCATCCTCATGGATAACCCCAACTTCCTGATTCTGGATGAGCCCACCAACGATTTAGATATTGTTAGTTTGCAGGTCCTAGAAGAGTTTTTGCAAGAGTTTCCTGGCTGCGTGCTTTTGGTTTCTCACGACCGCTATTTTATGGACCGCATTGTAGAACATGTCTTTGTTTTGGGCGAGGGCAGTCAGGTCCGTGATTTTCCTGGCAACTATACCGACTATCGCCTAGCCCAAGCCGAGGCCCAAAAAGCCGAACAGCTACAAAAAGAAGCCGAAAAAAAGGCCGAAAAGCAAAAAGTAGAAGTCAAAAAAAGCCGAAACCCCTCTAAAGAGGAACGCAAAGAAATCAAAAAGCTAGAGCGCCAAATCGAAAAGCTGGAAGAGAAAAAACAAAAACTTTCTGAAGGCTTTAATGATAGCAGCCTGAGCGCCGAGCAAATTGTAGAACTATCTAAAGAACTCAATGCGATCCAAGAAGAGCTAGACGAAAAAGAAATGCAGTGGATGGAACTCGTTGAAGAACTTAGTTAA